In Bactrocera oleae isolate idBacOlea1 chromosome 3, idBacOlea1, whole genome shotgun sequence, a genomic segment contains:
- the ppk13 gene encoding sodium channel protein Nach has product MRLRQLVEEYFKNSTLHGAKFIVDKDASWIERLFWTLCLVASWLASWQLIKVSLDAFEHNAISFVVESSYRDWDTNFPAIVVCESKNMDRIQEVAEQLWGADHDFTLEEVLSEISFFRGESYHTVHECGGEEPAENCFYSNFSYYAQLVRSSCQDSIQNCMWNDKAFECCKYFHRMETELGICYAVNSLQAGKNNGPKLNMYSNRYTGPGSLKMELHTEATVFILGEEEVPTFVTPKTDYLLVGPYVSFVRHISKRDIQNDEQIRATSVAQRNCRFSDENNLDVHRYYSYSACTVQCRKDRQIEFCNCSSHLSPNTPDWQMCNMDGLECLNRNYEDLSVIIAKWSRGRKGLVCDCLPSCTEVDISTVHDSKENILENQNPLAKVEISLIELPTERYKRNVVRGKLDLVVSIGGTTGLFVGASLLSFVEIIYYITIRPYGTMVSEKRQLRQKMLIS; this is encoded by the exons ATGCGTTTGCGTCAACTTGTCGAGGagtatttcaaaaattcaacattGCATGGAGCAAAATTTATTGTGGACAAAGATGCATCATGGATAGAGAGATTGTTTTGGACGTTATGTCTAGTGGCCTCGTGGCTGGCTTCCTGGCAGCTGATAAAGGTTTCATTgg ATGCTTTTGAGCACAATGCCATCAGTTTTGTGGTGGAGAGTTCCTATCGGGATTGGGACACCAATTTCCCGGCAATTGTTGTTTGTGAATCGAAAAACATGGATCGCATACAGGAAGTGGCGGAGCA ACTCTGGGGCGCCGATCATGATTTCACATTGGAGGAAGTGCTTAGCGAAATTTCATTCTTTCGTGGCGAATCTTATCACACCGTGCATGAATGTGGCGGTGAGGAGCCGGCGGAAAACTGCTTTTACTCGAATTTCTCGTATTACGCTCAATTGGTGCGCAGCAGTTGTCAGGACTCAATACAAAATTGTATGTGGAATGACAAGGCCTTTGAATGTTGTAAATACTTCCATCGCATGGAAACGGAACTGGGCATTTGTTATGCCGTCAACTCCTTACAAGCGGG TAAAAACAATGGCCCCAAGCTGAATATGTACTCAAATCGCTATACTGGACCAGGATCCTTGAAAATGGAACTGCACACTGAAGCCACT GTTTTTATTCTTGGTGAGGAGGAGGTACCAACTTTTGTTACTCCCAAAACGGATTACCTATTAGTTGGGCCGTACGTGTCATTTGT TCGCCACATATCCAAGCGAGACATTCAAAACGACGAACAAATTCGTGCAACGAGTGTGGCTCAGCGCAATTGTCGATTTAGTGATGAAAATAATTTGGACGTCCACCGCTACTACAGTTATTCCGCTTGTACAGTGCAATGCCGTAAGGATCGCCAGATCGAATTCTGCAATTGCTCTAGTCATCTTTCACCGAACACACCAGATTGGCAGATGTGCAATATGGATGGGTTGGAGTGTTTGAATCGCAATTACGAAGATTTATCGGTAATCATTGCTAAGTGGTCACGCGGACGCAAAGGGCTGGTGTGCGATTGTCTGCCTTCCTGCACAGAAGTTGACATTTCTACGGTGCATGACAGCAAAGAAAA CATTTTAGAGAATCAGAATCCATTGGCTAAAGTTGAGATTTCGCTTATTGAATTGCCCACAGAGCGCTATAAGCGAAATGTTGTGCGTGGAAAGTTGGATCTAGTGG TGTCAATTGGCGGCACTACCGGCCTTTTCGTTGGCGCCAGTCTCTTGAGCTTCGTGGAgattatttattacattacaATTCGCCCTTATGGCACCATGGTGTCGGAGAAGCGACAATTGCGTCAAAAAATGCTGATTTCATAA